The following is a genomic window from Hemitrygon akajei chromosome 6, sHemAka1.3, whole genome shotgun sequence.
gggtaAGGTACTataatcgattcttgtgtccaaaatattaaatatgaatattaactgcccaatagtaaaatcttaggtttggcaaagccaaaccaccctccttcttaggcttctgtaaatattttttacttaatctaggatttttattctgccacacatacgaggatattttggagtcaataatatcaaaaaatgatttaggaataaaaattggtaaggcttggaataaatataaacatTTGGGTAAtgctatcatcttaatagcattaatttgaccaaccaatgacaaagataatggggaccacctggtaataagttgcttaatttggtcaattaaaggtaaaaaatgaactttaaataaatccttatggtaattttaatacccaaataagtaaaatgatctgtgacaactttaaatggtaagtgtttatagattgaaacttgcatatttaatggaaatagttcactcttattaaaattcagtttgtagctagaaaagctactaaactgagcaagcaaggataaagtagcaggaatagatctctcagggtcagatatgtataataacaaatcatcagcatataataaTAACTTATAAGTCCTTTCCTTatgggtaatacctaaaatattaggtgattcacgaatggcaatggctaaaggttccaaagcaatgtcaaataatagaggacttaaaggacagccttgccttgtaccacgggataactgaaaaaaatgagatctctgattattggtaagaaccgaagccaaaggtttataatatattaatttaatccatgatataaatttcaagctaaaattaaaattctgcaacgtattaaataaatatagccattcaactctatcgaatgctttttcagcatctaaggaaatgacacattctggtattttagatgaaggggtataaattatattaattaattttctgatgttaaaagacgaataacagtttttaataaatccggtctggtcttcagagataatttgaggtaatatattttctaatctagtggccaaaattttggtaaaaatcttagaatccatattcagcaaggatataggccaataggatgcacattcagtggggtctttatcttttttaagaattagagaaatagaggcatcataaaaagattgtggtaatttacctacagttaacgcatctttaaaaattttacaaagccaaggagagagtatagaagaaaaagattttaaaaattctgcagtataactgtccggaccaggggctttaactgaattcattgaaaaaatagcctcttttatttcgATTTCCATAATAGGTGCGTCTAGAAGCACACAATCTTCTGCggttaattttgggatattcaattttctttaaaattcatccattatggaagaatcctcaacaaattctgattgatataaagaattataaaaatcttgaaaggctttatttatctctttatgatcaatcgtcaaagagCCATCTCGTTTACGAAACTTAATGATTTGTCGTTTAACTGAAGCAGTTTTCAactgattagccaataatttgccagatttatctccatgtacataaaactggatctagatttaattaactgattttcaatcgaagaggataataataagctatgctccatttgaagttcaactctctttttataaagttctttattgggggtcactgaataaatcttatcaatttctttaattttatcaaccaatgttagTATTTCAgcattagttcgtttcctaactccaacagagtatgaaataatctgtccgcgAATAAATGCTTCAAAAGTATCCCATaatattccactagagatctcttctgtagaatttgttgaaaaaaacaaatcaatttgttgtttaatgaaGTTAAGAAAGTCTGAATCCTGAAGTAAAgtagagttgaacctccaagatttagcattagaagatgaatccattgtcttaatagatagcttcaaaggtgcatgatcagaaatggtaatatttacaatcaataacatctgtaagtaaatgatgATCAATaaagtagtcaattcttgagtaattatgataaacatgagaaaagtatgaaaattaTTTATCGTTGGGGTGTAAGAATTGCCAAATTTCAGAGATTccagaatcaaccataaaggaattaataagagaggctGATTTATTCGGAAGAACCTGAGTAGACTTAGATCTGTCCATCGAGggatttaagcaacagttaaaacccccacccattattaacatgtactcatttaaattaggaaaggatgtaaataaacacttaaaaaattcaggacagtcagtgtttggagcatagacattaactaaaacaactttttgattaaaaagtgaaCCAGTgagaagcaaaaatctaccttgtgggtccaaaattgtttcatagtgtataaaagaggttgaggaatctataaaaatggaaacgcctctcactttggcttgggaattcgaatgatactgttggcctttccaaaacctaaaaatcattgactatcctccttcctcacatgagtctcttgtgcaaagataatattagcattcattctgtggaatactttgaatattttttctgttttgatcggatgatttaaaccgttagtattccaagaaacaaaattgataatcttatccatattgccaatatttatcacaattaacacataaggttaaaaaaagagatgaactcatgaatccggaagaggaAAGCAAGTTCAAGGAGGAACCAGAAGTTACGACACTCCAACCATTTTGGTAGTTTCGAGGcagccatgaaataaaactaagcaaaaagcaaaagcaaaaaaagaatccccctccccccaccctcaaaAAGAGGCCAGCAAGCAAACTAATACTAAttttacccccatgtctcaagacggcaactcaaacgaaaaagtaaaaaaaaagacacaaaccACCCATATTCAAAAAAAAAGGGTTAGTATAACAAAGATTAAACTATAAAATTAGTGttttatatataaaacaaatCAGGTTCgtttgtaaacaaggtgggacagtggaaacttgattggatgaggactaaccaatcgggAGGGACAGACAATGTGGGtatataccaccagactagatgtGCCTTGGTATCAACCCTGAGGAAGATAgtggagtttgtcattgaacaGTCAGTTAAATCAACACCAGtatctggctggaagcctgagaagagtttattcgtctgatacgccgggaaagcactagatcctttaccttaggattctccttcaactTGTCTGCTAAGACAACCTCATACCTTCTTttatccctcctgatttctttctgaagtgtCCTCTTGTATTTCCTATAccccataagcacctcatttgttcccacTTGCCAATACCTGCAATACACATccctttttctcttaaccagggcctcaataccttttgaaaaccaaggttcccaacacttgttatctttaccgtTTACTCCGATAGACACATACAACCTttttactctcaaaatttcacttttgaaggcctcccatttaccaagtccACCTTTACCAGAAAACTGCTGTAATCCACCCTTGCTCGACCCTTtctgcccttctccaatttagaatctcagccctCAGACCAAACCTATCTTTTAGCATATTTGCTTTGAAACTAagggcattgtggtcactggatgcaaactgTTCCCCTacagaaacttctgtcacctgccctgtctcatttcctaatagcagatcaagtatcgtgcctctctcattgggacttctacgtactgattaggGAAACATTCCTAAACTATTTGACAAACTCttacccatctagtccttttacagtatggaaatCCCAGTCAATttgtggaaagttaaaaccacctattattcttattcctcagttccacccataatgcctcactagacgttctccaatctgtcctgactgagcactgccaggACATTTTCTCTTGACTAGTAATGGCACCCCTTTTCCTTTAATCCCACTCACTCTGTCTCGTTTAAAGTAATGGAACCCTTGGAATATCAagctgctagtcctgcccctcctgcaaccaagtctcactaatggatgcaatatcataattccatgtgttgatccatactCCGAGCTGATCAATGAAAACATTGAAACAAATGCAGCCCAGGAAACTAGTTGCACCACACTCAACCACTGATTCCTGACTTTTgtttgaggtcttaccaacatctgtctccacaacctctccactaactgttctggcactcttgaTCCCCCCCCCCGCAACTTAGTTTAAACTCCCCCCTACAGTACTAACAAATCTTCCCACTAGggtattagtccccttccagttcaggaaCAAACTGTCTCTTCtagaggtcccaccttccctgaaagagagcccaatAATCTAAAAATCTTATGctttccctcctacaccaattcctcagcAACATATTAAACTATAATCTTCCtaattctggcctcactagcacgtggcatggatagcaatcctgagatcacaacccgaGAGGTCCTGCCCcgtaacttagcacctaactccgtGAACTCCTTTTGCAGAATGTCATCACTCTTTCATTGAAAAATCTATGTCATTGCTACCGATTTGGTCCATGACCTCTGGCCATTCACCTGTCCCACTTAAGAATACTGAGGACTCTATCTGAGATATGCAAGCATGTAACGTTGAGACTTTCTAAAGCACTGGCgagccctcacttggagtattgtgagcagctttgggccccttatcttagaaaggatgtgctgacaccggagagggttcaaatgaggttcacggaaatgattccaggattgaatggcttgttatatgaagagtgtttgatggctctgggcctgtattcactggaattcggaagaatgagagatgacctaattgaagcctattgaatgttaaaaggcctccatagagtggatgtggagaggatgtttcttgtggtggagagtctaggaccagaggacacagcctcagaaaagaggggcatccttttagaactgagatgaagaggaatttctttagccagagactagcgaatctgtggaattcgttgccacaggcagctgtggaggccaagtctttatgcatatttaaggcaggggttgacagattcttgattggtcagggcatgaagggatacaggaagaaggcaggagatcggggctgagaggaaaaatggatcggccatggtgaaatggtggagcagactccatagGTCAAAcgagctaattctgctcctatattttatggttttatCTTCTGGACCATGGAACCCTGGCAACTACCATCTGAGAATCTCATTCCCGTCCACAAAACCGATTTTCTGTTCCGCTAACATTctcctacattctagggaataaagacctaacctattcaacctttcctataactcaagtcccaacaacatccttataaatttcttttatattctttcaatcttattgctgTTCCTGTAGGTAAGATATTAAACAATTCTCCAAATTaactctcaccaatgtcttatacaacatctCGTTAGAGCAGCGGTTCCAACTTGGGGTCatgaaccccttgcttaatggtattggtccataaagagttgggaacccctggattagAGGGCTAATAAAGCTGGTCCTTCCCCCCACTGAAATATTTTCCCTTATTTATATTGAAAACTTTTTATATTGTCTCCTATAGTGATTTCCATAGCCTCCAGTTTCTTTAGAGAGAGAAACCCCAACCTGTGGAAGATTTTGTGATCAGTGCCTCCTGGTAGCTCGCACTGCATCTGCGACAATTGTAGAACCACAGCACCAAACCGGCTCAACCTAGTTTGTCCAATACGGCTCACTGTGTGATTTGTTTGACAGTGCCCTTTAAAGGtaaagattagctctatttgtcacggTAATTAAACATTCATTGGAATGAGTTGTCTGTGCCAACGACCAAGTGTCTGAAGATATCACAAGTGATATcatgtttctggtgccaacatagcacgcccacaactcctAATCCATACATATTTGGATATGGGAAGGGaccgagcacctggaggaaacccacacagtcgcggggagaatgtataaactcatAGTCATGGAaaaatacagcagagaaacagggtcttcagcacTATAGTCTgttctgaaccatttaaactgtctactcccattggCCCACAGCTGGTCCATAGCCTATATACTTTTTCCAATTTTGCACTGCTTATATACTGaatatgttaaattaaataatatacttactgtaattcagatttttctctcttttatgtattgcaaagtcctgcagccacaaagttaacaattttcacgacatatgatactaaacctaattctgattctgacacttaaacattgaaatcaagcttgcttgCACCATGCTTgccgctcgttccacactctcacgaccctctgagtgaagaagtttcccctcatgttccccttactgATGGTGGTGGGAATTTAACCCCGATCAGTGACGGCTGATGCTGTGAAGTGCAACGCTGGCCGCTGTGCTACGTGCTGTATTCTGGAGCACCTCGGTAAGTTTAATCATTCTAAAGACCTAATTGATAAATGCAGGTTGATACCGTTTAGATCTTGCTGTGCAGATAGCAACTGTTAACCTCGTTAACTGTTTGACGTTGCGGTGTTCACTGAACCTGGCAATTAGCGTGCAGCCGTTTTGTCGCCAGTCGAGGTGACACGCTCGTGTCTATAGAAGCCCCCATTCGCTTGCcttggtcctgattggctacccgtTCCACTGATCTTTGAATTCTGGGACACtatggaggctctggtgcaggCAAGCAGGAAGCAGTCATAGGAACTTTTAGTAGAGTGcttctcttctgataactccgTAAGGGCCAAAGAAATGCAAGCCGATAAAATTCAAAGGCCAACTGAATATATAAATGTGAGCACGCTGAGGTTAACACAAACGATATTGCACTTAGGTTGTCCCCtcaactggtgatgaaatgtcCAGTGATGAAATGGACATTCATtcaactggtgatgaaatgtcggccagctaattgccaagctcggcaAACACCACAACGTCAAATGCCTTAACCCGAGCTGCCGATATTCACCACCATCCTGGTTAACAGTCTTGTATAGTACTTTGATATGGTATACAGTTTGAAGACTCTCTTGATTTTATTGTGTCTACAATAACTTAATTAACTCTAATAGCCACATTGAATGAGACGGTTCAGATGAGTGGCTCTCTTGCATGAGCCCCGCCACAAGTTCACCATAAGGACAGGTCTTGAACCTTAAGTTCCATCATCCACTTTCCGGGGAGCAGCACTCTTACTTTCCAGAACAACGTCGAACTTGCTGCTCCTCTGATTGAGGGCAAGCAAAGCCCAGGGAGGTCAGTGTGTAGTGAGAGCAACCTGACCGGTCACATCATCTTTCCAACGTGCAGGGCCGGGAAGAGCTGAGGGGGGTTGCTTCATcacgaggacatcttcaaaaggaggtGCCTCATGAAGGTGGCAtcctcaccattcaggacatgcccacttccgGAAGCCATCATGAAGGGTCTGGGCTGGAAACAATGAacgtttactcatttccatagatgctgccttgcctgccgagttcctccagcattttgtgtgtcatgccctcttctcattactaccatcagggaggaggtacaggacccacactcaacagttcaggaacagcttcctcctgtccgccatcaggtttctgaatggtccacgaacCCCCTCACTCTTCTTTTGCcctgttcaattttttttttgtaacttatagtgatttttatgtcttgcactgtactgccataaaaacaatacatttcatgacGTACAGAGTTTGATCTGGGGAAATGTgaggtgattcactttggaaggtcgcactcgaaggcagagtacagagttaatggcaggattattAGGACGAGCAAATTGCTCTTGTCTgtagatccttcaaagttgccatgcaagttgatagggtgttaagaaggcgtatggtgtgttagccttcactagtcaggggactgagttcaagagctgtgaggtaatttacagtttctataaaactctggttagatcacatctggagtattgagttcagttctggttcccTTATTCTAGGAAAGATGTGGAGACTTTAGAGAAGATGCAGATGTGGAGACTTTAGAGAAGATGCAGATGTGGAGACTTTAGAGAAGATGCAGATGTGGAGACTTTAGAGAAGATGCAGATGTGGAGACTTTAGAGAAGATGCAGatgtggagatttaccaggatgctacctggatcacAGAGCATGTCTGATGAGGATGGGCAGAACGAcccagggattttctctttggagcgaaggagggtgagaggtgacttggtagaggtatCTACGATGATGAGTCTAAGATAAAGTGGACTCCCAGGGCAGaaaggctaatacaagagggcatggttttaaggtgattagagatgAGTATagggaggggatgtcagagatatattttttccacagagagtggcgggtgtgtagaatgggctgccggggtggtggtagtggcaaatacattagggacatttaagagactctgaggTGAGCACaaggatgatggaaaaatggagggctatttgggagggaaggattagattgacctTGGGGTAGGTTAAATGCTCGACACAAGAtcacaggccaaagggcctgtactgtatgcTCTATGTGTCTGAGATATACTTGATTCTAATTCGGACTTCTAGTCCTAGGCTGGAAACAGTTGCTTTCTTGTTAGTTCCACAAGCTTCTGCCCAGCCCTGTCCTGTTTGCTGACTCAGCTCTGGTTGTTTTCTACAGCAGGGAGCCTTGCACCAGGCTGGACAGGGTCTTCAGTCCGCTGTTTGGACAGGATTGTGGTACAGACAAAGAAACccggaaggaggaggaggacaagTGATCCTGTCAGCATGAAGACACCTGCCACAACGAAGGAGGTGCTGTAGCTTCCAGTCTTGTCTTCCAGCAGCCctgagagtgaagataagagtaTGAGTTTCGATGAGCCATCACATTCTCTACTGTGCTTGTTGCTATGCCCATCCTTACCCCATTCCACCCTGTCCATAagactaggccatttggcccattgaatcttctctgccatcccatcatggctgatttgtcatcccacttaaccccattctccttccttcctcCCCAAACCTTTGACACtcacttatcaagaacctatcaagctccactttaaatatacccaatgaattggcctccacagccatctgtggcaacaaattccatcacccactggctaaagtaattcctcctcacctctgttttatCCTtgaattctgagtctgtgcccccaGGTCCTAGGCTACCCCAATGCCAGAAACgttttctctctgcccattctgcctaggcctttcaatattcaatatgttaaTATTTCATATCTCAGTTCCTCGTATCAGTGCAGTGTCCTTCCACTGATAAAAAAACTCAaacacagtcctgatgaagggtctcagccagaaatgttgaccgtttattcctttccataggtgctgcctggcctgctgagctcctccagcagtttgtgtgtgttgcctaggaAAAAAACACTCTGAAGGCAACAATGAGATTGTTTTGGTGTGCAGATTGTCCAttatctctccaaatgttaagAGTCAGAGAGCCGATTGTGTACCAGCTACCTTGAGGGAAACTTTGAAATGAACAGGTTATTGGATGGTTCGATTAGCCTTCTCCCTTCCCTTACCCCAGTCAGATGCAAGTCAGATTGGCTGTAGGTCTCCACCAGAATTTCCTTCTGGCTTTGCTTCACCTGGGCATCATTCATTATCTGTGGGAATTTCACATGGCTGCTACATTTTCTATATTCCAGAAGTTCCTTTCAAAGTCCTGGGTTGTATGATAGTGTTTGAATGTTAAATGTGGGCCTGGCTTTCATCTATGTTTCACCACTAGGAGGCCAGGTTATGTCTGAGCAATACCACTGGTTATGGTTGATCTGGGGTCCATGGAGCACAATTGCTCACCCATGCTAATCAAGAATACTGGTTAATGCAACTGCTGGATTTAGCCTGACATGCCATAGATTGGGAAAGCTGCCAGGATTCCTGCCTGATTGATAACTTGTATTGCCCTTTTGTACCAAAAGACAATCAGacgttggagcagaattaggctattcagcccatcgagtctgctctgctattccattatggctgatttgttattcccctcagtcccaatctcctgccttctccctgtaacctttgatgcccttactaatcaagagcttgtcaacctcggctttaaatgcacccaatgaccttaCCTCCAAGGACGtctatggtaataaattccacagattcaccaccctctggctaaagaaattcctcctcatctctgttttaaagggatgtacTATTATGAGGCtgggccctctagttctagactcccccactattggaaacatcctctccacatccactctatccgtgccctctagttctagactcccccactattggaaacatcctctccacatccactctatccgtgccctctagttctagactcccccactataggaaacatcctctccacatccactctatccatgccctctagttctagactcctccactataggaaacatcctctcaacatccacgctatctaggtctttcaatagtcaataggcttcagtgagaccccctcattctcctaaactccagcgagtacaggcccagagccatcaagtatttctcatacattaaccctttcattcctagaatcatggTGAAAGCACATGAGCGAAGAGGTGGAGGAAGATCATGCTGAATGTTTGTTACCTGACAGGGGAGGCCCAAGGAGCCCGCCAATACTCAGGAACATCAGAAAGAGACCTGTTGCGTTGAGAGTCCGGCCAATTCCCACTATATCTGGGAGAGTGGAGAACATGAGTGGGGAAAGGATTCCATCACAGAAGCCATAGAAGATACAAAGCCCCATTAGAGTGGGGTAGGAGTGGCCCACAGGCAGGAGGAGAACGCTGAGTCCAGTTAGGACGCTGCAGAGGAGAAACCAGTGGATTGACCGGAGCAGGTTGAGGTCAGCTACCCAACCCGAAAAGAGTCGAGCAGCTGTACTAGTGATGGCAATGATGGATAAGAGGAAAGCTGCCTCATAATCTGTAAGTCCAAGGTTCTTTCCATGGGCCACTAGGTGGAAGTAGGGCACAAAAAACCCCACGGTTATCAGGGTCACTGCAAGAGTGTACACTACAAAGCCACGGTGTAGGATAAGGGTCAAATCAAAGGCAGAAGTCACTTTATCCCAAAACCCTGCGCTTCCTGCTCCATTTTCACTATGCTCGCTTGGGCTATCAGCGTGGTCCTCTTGCAGACGGATGGGTCTCAGCAAGGCCGCACAGACGCAGAAGTTCAGCATTATTGCAGACAAAATCAGGAGGGCCCCACGCCAGAAGTACTCATCGATCAGGAACTGGAAGAGAGGAGGGAAGAGGAAAGATGCAATGCCGCCTCCGGTAAATGCCAAGCCAGTCGCCAAGGCTCTACGTTTCATAGTCATTGTGGGGGTAAAGACCAGTGCCCAGCCAAAACCTGCAGATCaaataaagaaatagaaaagtTGGCTTGGTCAAAGTTTGTGAATATTTCATAACTTCCTACTCAAGCTCATCAGGACCTTAAACTCTTTACTCTGGTCTTCTTAAACATTTTGCAGGTATTTAACGCTCAATTTTTCCTCATTAATGCTTGATTCATGATCTATATCAACTTTTCTCCTTATCTTTCCAAAACAGAAGTGGAAGTCTCAGGGGAGGCTAATCCAGTAGATTAAAATGCACAGGGTCTGCAGTGAATTGGCTGCTTGGATTCAGAACTAGCTtgcgcatagaagacagaggatagtggttgaagctggagatctgtaattagtggagttccacagggatctgtgctgggacctctgctatttgtgatttatataaatgacctggatgaaaatgtatatgggtgggttagtaaatttgcagaaggTACAAAGACTGGCAGCattgtggatggtgtagaagactggcaaagcattcagcacaatatagatcagttgcagatatgggctgagaaatggcagatggagtttagcccagataagtatgaggtgttgcacctcggtaGGGTGGGGCAAATGCAGGGAGACAGttcactgttaagggcaagatccttaactgtgttgctgagcagagagatcttgggatccaagttcatagcttttTGAAAGTGCCTACATGGGCTGACAAGGTGGTCAAGGGTTATGGGATGTTTGTTTTTAGTAGTGAGGTATTGAGCTCAAAACTCAGCAGGTTATATTGAAACTTTGTAAAACTCTGGTtcggccgcatctggagtattgcatacaattcTAGTTGCcccactacaagaaggatgttgaggctttggagaaaatgcagaagaggtttactaggatgctgccagacaaatacagaataataataccttaaaagtggcatcacaaatagataggatcgtaaagaatgtctttggcacattggccttcataaatcagagtactgaatacaggaattgggatgttatgttgaagttgtagaagacgttggtgaggtcagacttgtatgcagttctgctctcctacctacaggaaagatattaataagatagaaggaatacagagaaaatttacgagggcgttgctgggacttgaggacctgggaaaaagggaaaggttgaataggttatgattttattccctggagtgtaggagactgaggggagatttgacagaggtatataaaattctgaggggtatagacagggtaaatgcaagcaggctgggtgagactagaactagaagtcatgggttaagttaaaaggtaaaatatttacaaGGAACCTGAgggttagctgtgaggaggatgctaagaggatgcagggtgacttggataagttaggtgagtgggcaaattcatggcagatgcaatttaatgtggataaatgtgaggttatctattTTGGTtggaagaacaggaaaacagattattatctgaacggtggccgattaggaaaaggggagatgcaacgagacctgggtgtcatttgttacgaatgtgccacagctctgaggggccgaagggtgcggggtagccccctcctttgtgagaatcgcaagatcactattaagtcagttcaggagacccaggaaatgagagaaagacatgcagaatccacaaagagtttggaatgtgtcctggcctccgaaaggcggacccattgataccggctattgtctcttggagacggacttgtgtattgcatcctgtactatgcatcgaagcccccgggcaatgaaccaaggaggaggttggtggagggattgcatcatcctaacctgattgacaactgagaccctgtgagtcaggataaaaagagcgtctgtgggaacagcccctcagacgcaccagaagaaatgctagcgatcccgtaatag
Proteins encoded in this region:
- the LOC140729352 gene encoding monocarboxylate transporter 13-like, which translates into the protein MTKRVYSELPDGGWGWMIVLAGILNNCLLTGIVRSFSVFFLHFTQHFQETSSRVSWITSMAMATQQFASPIGSAFGKHYEARSVVMVGGILASLGMFVGSFGQSLLHMYLSIGLLTGFGWALVFTPTMTMKRRALATGLAFTGGGIASFLFPPLFQFLIDEYFWRGALLILSAIMLNFCVCAALLRPIRLQEDHADSPSEHSENGAGSAGFWDKVTSAFDLTLILHRGFVVYTLAVTLITVGFFVPYFHLVAHGKNLGLTDYEAAFLLSIIAITSTAARLFSGWVADLNLLRSIHWFLLCSVLTGLSVLLLPVGHSYPTLMGLCIFYGFCDGILSPLMFSTLPDIVGIGRTLNATGLFLMFLSIGGLLGPPLSGLLEDKTGSYSTSFVVAGVFMLTGSLVLLLLPGFFVCTTILSKQRTEDPVQPGARLPAVENNQS